One segment of Chloroflexota bacterium DNA contains the following:
- a CDS encoding DinB family protein, which translates to MAHDEIDGLLARLADAPARIAAAVAGRTEAELTAPPDGDDWSALGVLAHIRASDDILSTRLIAMVVREEPSLSAFDERRWGAVMAYEDADFATLLAAYTGRRAEVVRALRRLTPRDWRRVGIHETRGLITLLDTLRHLVEHEAEHCLQLETLLA; encoded by the coding sequence GTGGCACACGACGAGATCGACGGATTGCTGGCCCGGCTCGCGGATGCGCCGGCTCGGATCGCCGCCGCGGTCGCTGGCCGCACCGAGGCAGAGCTGACCGCACCCCCTGACGGCGACGACTGGTCGGCGCTCGGCGTGCTGGCGCACATCCGCGCTTCCGACGACATCTTGTCGACGCGCCTGATCGCCATGGTGGTTCGGGAGGAGCCGAGCCTCTCGGCCTTTGACGAGCGGCGCTGGGGCGCGGTCATGGCCTACGAGGATGCTGACTTCGCCACGTTGCTGGCAGCGTACACGGGCCGCCGCGCCGAGGTCGTGCGCGCGCTCCGCCGGCTCACCCCGCGCGACTGGCGGCGTGTCGGCATCCACGAGACCCGTGGCCTGATCACGCTGCTGGATACGCTGCGCCACCTCGTCGAGCACGAGGCCGAACACTGCCTCCAGCTCGAGACCCTGCTCGCCTGA
- a CDS encoding dienelactone hydrolase family protein → MTYEGLLAETIRLEGHGGDIIDGYLARPLGGGPYPSVIVNHHMPGWDEATKEIVRKLAHHGYVAIMPNLHHRVGPGTPSEQSARVREAGGNPDAQFLGDAQGAIAYLDRLPYTSGKIGMIGFCSGGRQAFLAAARLPRLSASVDCWGGRVIARPEELTERQPVAPIDYTPEMTAPLLGIFGNDDQSPTPEQVNRTEEILKQHGKVYEFHRYDGAGHGFFATDRPNYRSVQATDAWTKVFAWFNRYLHDGSGGTTAG, encoded by the coding sequence ATGACATACGAAGGACTGCTGGCGGAGACGATTCGGCTCGAAGGGCACGGCGGCGACATCATCGACGGGTATCTGGCGCGACCACTGGGCGGCGGCCCCTATCCGAGCGTCATCGTGAACCATCATATGCCCGGCTGGGACGAAGCGACCAAGGAGATCGTCCGAAAGCTGGCGCACCACGGGTACGTGGCGATCATGCCGAACCTGCACCATCGGGTCGGCCCGGGCACGCCATCCGAGCAGTCGGCGCGCGTCCGCGAGGCCGGCGGTAACCCTGACGCCCAGTTCCTGGGCGATGCCCAGGGCGCGATCGCCTACCTGGACCGGCTGCCATACACCTCGGGCAAGATCGGCATGATCGGGTTCTGCTCGGGCGGACGGCAGGCGTTCCTGGCGGCGGCCAGGCTGCCGCGTCTGAGCGCGTCGGTTGACTGCTGGGGCGGCCGGGTCATCGCCCGGCCAGAGGAGCTGACGGAGCGCCAGCCGGTCGCTCCCATCGACTACACTCCTGAGATGACGGCGCCGCTGCTGGGCATCTTCGGCAACGACGACCAGAGCCCAACGCCCGAGCAAGTCAACCGGACGGAGGAGATCCTCAAGCAGCACGGCAAAGTCTACGAGTTCCATCGCTACGATGGGGCCGGCCACGGCTTCTTCGCGACGGACCGCCCGAACTACCGCTCCGTGCAGGCGACGGACGCCTGGACGAAGGTGTTTGCGTGGTTCAATCGGTATCTGCACGACGGTTCGGGGGGAACCACGGCGGGCTGA